From Actinopolyspora lacussalsi, a single genomic window includes:
- a CDS encoding hypothetical protein (product_source=Hypo-rule applied) — protein sequence MPTRYEVRHPGVRVWCGNESGWSSSLLVWISCWTPEVIRIETPTVFHRTVWTVDQAIRLRDVLTAAVRAGGESR from the coding sequence ATGCCAACCAGGTACGAGGTGCGTCATCCGGGTGTTCGGGTGTGGTGTGGCAACGAGTCGGGCTGGTCGTCGTCGTTGCTGGTGTGGATCTCTTGTTGGACTCCGGAGGTGATTCGGATCGAGACGCCGACGGTGTTCCACCGGACGGTGTGGACGGTCGATCAGGCGATTCGGCTGCGGGATGTGCTGACCGCTGCGGTGCGGGCTGGGGGTGAGTCGCGGTGA
- a CDS encoding hypothetical protein (product_source=Hypo-rule applied), whose product MTSYAGRLGMWLAHEQWKLEQASYDIPARQATPRQCAELAGILQRLSDELRDYAAGLAFGGGTPPESGSIDPDEFRRRGEAE is encoded by the coding sequence GTGACCAGTTATGCGGGCAGGTTGGGCATGTGGCTGGCCCACGAGCAGTGGAAGCTGGAACAGGCTTCCTACGACATCCCGGCGCGGCAGGCCACCCCCAGGCAGTGCGCCGAACTCGCCGGAATATTGCAGCGGCTCTCGGACGAGCTGCGCGACTACGCCGCCGGGCTCGCCTTTGGCGGGGGCACCCCTCCGGAGTCGGGTTCGATCGACCCGGACGAGTTCCGCAGG
- a CDS encoding hypothetical protein (product_source=Hypo-rule applied; pfam=PF14430): MLEQVDTFPWKGELHITRNSDVEPQVDLLTDGVTPSYFPRSAALPLGDIRKVLVEFVSNGKHPAGVDRKWFDRL; the protein is encoded by the coding sequence TTGCTCGAACAAGTTGATACATTCCCCTGGAAGGGTGAGTTGCACATCACCCGCAACTCGGATGTTGAGCCTCAAGTGGATCTTCTCACCGATGGTGTTACTCCTAGCTACTTCCCACGTTCCGCTGCTCTGCCACTGGGCGATATCCGCAAAGTTCTTGTCGAGTTCGTCTCCAACGGCAAACATCCTGCGGGAGTCGATCGAAAGTGGTTCGACAGGCTGTGA
- a CDS encoding hypothetical protein (product_source=Hypo-rule applied; cath_funfam=3.30.1230.10; pfam=PF04149; superfamily=47170), which yields MTLRPRNWQKSSRSNQHSHCVEVARTHDGAAVRDTKNRAAGHFTTTHQQWAAFLNAVKTNRFD from the coding sequence ATGACGTTACGCCCCCGAAATTGGCAGAAGTCGAGCCGCTCGAACCAACACTCACACTGCGTCGAAGTCGCCCGCACCCATGACGGCGCCGCCGTGCGCGACACCAAGAACCGCGCCGCCGGACACTTCACCACCACCCACCAGCAGTGGGCGGCGTTCCTCAACGCGGTCAAGACCAACCGCTTCGACTGA
- a CDS encoding hypothetical protein (product_source=Hypo-rule applied; transmembrane_helix_parts=Inside_1_4,TMhelix_5_27,Outside_28_31,TMhelix_32_54,Inside_55_83): MREKSFLGAALLTGMLILAASVLLGGVPSTMLCLLLLPSIPLGALMIGTLTLVFARHNSGPAEHPANLSENTPRAMADTGLVS; the protein is encoded by the coding sequence ATGCGTGAGAAATCTTTCCTCGGTGCCGCACTGCTGACAGGGATGCTCATCCTGGCAGCATCGGTGCTGCTCGGTGGTGTTCCGTCGACTATGTTGTGCCTCCTACTGTTGCCGTCAATACCGCTGGGAGCGCTCATGATAGGAACTCTCACGCTGGTGTTCGCACGCCACAACAGCGGACCCGCGGAACATCCGGCAAACCTCTCCGAAAACACTCCGCGTGCCATGGCCGACACCGGCCTAGTGTCGTGA
- a CDS encoding transcriptional regulator with XRE-family HTH domain (product_source=COG1396; cog=COG1396; pfam=PF13560; smart=SM00530; superfamily=47413): MTSTKRTSPRARALGAELRDFREQAGMTVRDVAERLGGHHSKYARLETGQTPQSPEIVVALLATYGASESERDRLASMARDATEETNWIKPRDRSVNPDLTTLIEFERTATSIVDVSPIMIPGPLQTADYARAVMASGMRAEELEAHVTMRIGRRDVLTRRNPPRLHLFIGEWALREPMGSAEVMADQLRHLTKMTELDNVTLRIVPSRTGGWTPAHAGHFLLFEFAKAAPVVHVEHLQSDAFLSSSGEIEAYQNAVANLHDVAMSPEDSTELIASVITELEDSLK; the protein is encoded by the coding sequence ATGACAAGCACCAAACGTACTTCGCCCAGAGCACGCGCCCTTGGCGCGGAATTGCGGGATTTTCGCGAGCAAGCCGGAATGACCGTGCGCGACGTAGCAGAGCGCCTTGGCGGGCATCACTCGAAATACGCCCGACTTGAAACCGGACAGACTCCCCAATCACCGGAAATCGTCGTCGCACTGTTGGCGACATACGGAGCGTCGGAATCCGAACGCGACAGGTTGGCGTCGATGGCACGCGATGCGACAGAGGAAACGAACTGGATCAAGCCAAGAGACCGATCGGTGAATCCCGACTTGACCACGCTGATCGAGTTCGAGCGGACAGCCACTTCGATCGTGGACGTGTCACCGATCATGATTCCGGGACCACTGCAGACCGCCGATTACGCACGAGCGGTCATGGCGAGCGGGATGCGCGCCGAGGAGCTCGAAGCACACGTCACCATGCGGATCGGACGCCGCGACGTGCTCACACGACGCAACCCACCACGACTCCACTTGTTCATCGGCGAATGGGCGCTCCGTGAACCGATGGGTAGTGCCGAGGTGATGGCTGACCAGCTACGGCACCTTACCAAGATGACAGAGCTCGACAACGTGACTCTGCGGATCGTCCCCAGCAGAACCGGCGGCTGGACTCCGGCACACGCAGGTCATTTCCTCCTGTTCGAATTCGCCAAGGCCGCCCCGGTCGTGCATGTGGAACACCTGCAGTCCGACGCTTTCCTGAGTAGCTCCGGGGAGATCGAGGCGTATCAGAACGCGGTGGCTAACCTCCATGACGTAGCGATGAGCCCAGAGGACTCCACGGAACTCATCGCCAGTGTCATAACCGAGCTGGAGGACAGTCTGAAATGA
- a CDS encoding DNA-binding transcriptional regulator YbjK (product_source=COG3226; cath_funfam=1.10.357.10; cog=COG3226; pfam=PF00440; superfamily=46689,48498), translating to MATGHTDPRRRERIIDATLDLIAEEGIANVSHRRIATRAGVPLGSMTYHFGGLEELLREAFGRFAERIVALFDSYLAAPTDRERARDAVTDLIHELSEDDQRYLVLTQELYTLAARQPAYRELTKEWMRRSRVHLERHFDPDTARQLDALIEGMTLHRALTPEPHDRALTREAVTRITTAGAAER from the coding sequence ATGGCTACCGGACACACCGACCCGCGGCGCCGCGAGCGCATCATCGACGCGACCCTCGACCTGATCGCCGAGGAGGGGATCGCCAACGTCTCCCACCGCCGGATCGCCACCCGGGCGGGGGTGCCGCTGGGATCGATGACCTACCACTTCGGCGGGCTGGAGGAGCTGCTCCGGGAGGCGTTCGGCAGGTTCGCCGAGCGGATCGTCGCCCTGTTCGACAGCTACCTCGCCGCGCCGACCGACCGGGAGCGGGCCAGGGACGCGGTTACCGACCTCATCCACGAGCTGTCCGAGGACGATCAGCGCTACCTGGTGCTCACCCAGGAGCTCTACACCCTGGCCGCCCGGCAACCCGCCTACCGGGAACTGACCAAGGAGTGGATGCGCCGCAGCCGGGTCCACCTGGAGAGGCACTTCGACCCGGACACGGCCCGCCAGCTCGACGCCCTCATCGAGGGGATGACCCTGCACCGCGCCCTGACCCCCGAACCCCACGATCGTGCCCTCACCCGCGAGGCCGTCACCCGCATCACCACTGCGGGTGCGGCGGAGCGCTGA
- a CDS encoding hypothetical protein (product_source=Hypo-rule applied; pfam=PF04149), which yields MNASPNGWRKSTYTHQETACVEVGRTQDGAAVRDTKDRSAGYFTTTGQQWAAFIDAVKTDRFN from the coding sequence ATGAACGCATCACCCAACGGATGGCGCAAATCCACATACACCCACCAGGAAACAGCCTGCGTCGAAGTCGGCCGCACTCAAGATGGCGCGGCCGTGCGCGACACCAAGGACCGCTCGGCCGGGTACTTCACCACCACCGGCCAGCAGTGGGCGGCGTTCATCGACGCGGTCAAGACCGACCGCTTCAACTGA
- a CDS encoding hypothetical protein (product_source=Hypo-rule applied; transmembrane_helix_parts=Outside_1_35,TMhelix_36_58,Inside_59_69,TMhelix_70_89,Outside_90_91) encodes MYLGGCFGDLRVRRSERLVNLYSILNTETLPERPLIVVSAVSTLLLVNLLCLAAIIVLYLRDKNGHSKAIVALACVSALTALTSSGIVLFS; translated from the coding sequence GTGTACCTGGGCGGTTGCTTCGGCGATCTACGCGTTCGCCGCTCGGAACGTCTGGTAAATCTGTACAGTATTCTGAACACGGAAACGCTCCCCGAAAGGCCGCTGATCGTCGTGTCCGCCGTTTCCACGCTGCTCCTCGTCAACCTTTTGTGTCTCGCCGCCATAATCGTATTGTATTTACGAGACAAAAACGGGCACAGCAAGGCGATCGTCGCGCTAGCTTGTGTCTCGGCTTTGACCGCGTTAACATCATCAGGGATCGTTCTGTTTTCTTAG
- a CDS encoding hypothetical protein (product_source=Hypo-rule applied; transmembrane_helix_parts=Inside_1_6,TMhelix_7_26,Outside_27_29,TMhelix_30_47,Inside_48_131): MKRTPPRGVATVFAVAMFLLLLFLGVEKWILWTIGVLTVILVAAEAGREMMARSIENLKVESFVAPDTLDRAKNAGGALDGRVAHTASLYELTEHALRSEVERLEAEHNDGSRFPKPDGESRTGSGARRSG, from the coding sequence GTGAAACGGACACCCCCGAGAGGAGTCGCCACCGTGTTCGCGGTGGCGATGTTTCTGTTACTGCTGTTTCTCGGTGTCGAGAAATGGATACTGTGGACGATCGGCGTGCTGACCGTGATATTGGTGGCGGCCGAGGCCGGGCGCGAGATGATGGCACGGAGCATCGAGAACCTGAAGGTGGAGTCGTTCGTAGCGCCGGACACCCTCGATCGGGCCAAGAACGCGGGGGGCGCGCTCGACGGGCGCGTGGCACACACCGCGAGCCTCTACGAGCTCACGGAGCACGCACTGCGCAGCGAAGTCGAACGACTCGAAGCCGAGCACAACGATGGGAGCAGGTTCCCGAAGCCGGACGGCGAATCCCGCACCGGTTCCGGGGCGAGGCGAAGCGGCTGA
- a CDS encoding hypothetical protein (product_source=Hypo-rule applied; superfamily=51905; transmembrane_helix_parts=Inside_1_16,TMhelix_17_39,Outside_40_53,TMhelix_54_76,Inside_77_388), whose translation MVKFWRRQSLRSGETQIFTANALVVVAASLITASLALVLEDLFPKDPDDGYVVLTRWAVGILALCALLSGLAWRAWLHRRLGTLFYVHLLDESMPNWHERSLRAAHDSRMSMRSVVRWVDLKQRTSGGVIDVVEPCHEIGAVIEEAINNDRDDTGYTVAPNMLWPMALTVGAYLPHPESLRLLELLPNNTEQQFALTARPRSRTSAALSRLDGRSHGKDRVGVWLAFGDTSKYFSQEGFRRFGVDELHLISYRGGMPESGGPPDYSADELGHLGSEIADHLARIKAEAGDRELVMIAMAPKAVVLAVGWHLSQHECRFFHGTHLMHFDRDSGSYIPMRVRESQPTSPPLPSEVDYSAPADESDRNPEQPSDVPEARPAEPETETVRDG comes from the coding sequence ATGGTCAAATTCTGGCGTCGTCAGTCACTGCGAAGCGGTGAGACCCAGATCTTCACCGCGAACGCGCTGGTCGTGGTGGCCGCCTCGCTGATCACCGCCTCGCTGGCGCTGGTGCTGGAGGACCTGTTCCCGAAGGATCCGGACGACGGCTACGTCGTGCTGACGCGCTGGGCAGTGGGGATCTTGGCGCTGTGCGCGCTGCTGTCCGGACTGGCCTGGCGCGCGTGGCTGCACCGGAGGCTGGGCACGCTGTTCTACGTCCACCTGCTCGACGAGTCGATGCCGAACTGGCACGAGCGCTCGCTGCGCGCCGCGCACGACAGCCGGATGTCGATGCGTTCGGTGGTTCGCTGGGTGGATCTCAAGCAGCGCACCAGTGGCGGTGTGATCGACGTCGTGGAACCGTGTCACGAGATCGGCGCGGTGATCGAGGAAGCGATCAACAACGATCGCGACGACACCGGCTACACCGTGGCGCCGAACATGCTCTGGCCGATGGCGCTGACGGTCGGTGCCTACCTGCCGCACCCCGAGAGCCTGCGGCTGCTCGAACTGCTGCCGAATAACACCGAGCAGCAGTTCGCGCTCACCGCACGGCCCCGCAGCCGCACGAGTGCGGCGTTGAGTCGGCTCGACGGACGGTCGCACGGTAAGGACAGGGTAGGGGTCTGGTTGGCTTTCGGGGATACCAGCAAGTACTTCTCGCAGGAGGGGTTCCGGCGGTTCGGTGTGGACGAGCTGCACCTGATCAGTTACCGGGGCGGAATGCCCGAGTCGGGTGGTCCACCCGATTACTCGGCCGATGAGCTGGGGCACCTGGGTAGCGAGATCGCCGATCACCTGGCGCGTATCAAGGCGGAAGCCGGGGATCGGGAGCTCGTCATGATCGCGATGGCGCCCAAGGCGGTCGTACTCGCCGTGGGGTGGCATCTCTCGCAGCACGAGTGTCGGTTCTTCCACGGCACGCACCTGATGCACTTCGACCGGGACAGCGGCAGCTACATCCCGATGCGGGTCCGGGAGTCGCAGCCCACGAGCCCGCCGTTGCCATCCGAAGTGGATTATTCTGCACCGGCCGACGAGTCCGACCGGAATCCCGAGCAGCCGAGCGACGTTCCGGAAGCGCGCCCCGCCGAGCCGGAGACCGAAACCGTCCGCGACGGTTGA